A genome region from Lactobacillus sp. ESL0791 includes the following:
- a CDS encoding ribose-phosphate pyrophosphokinase: MNKEEILQLLHPMKLIGLGGNPALNEKIAGILKKPLIQTAVHHFSDGEIQVNIGESVRGCDVFVIQSIQDPVNENFMELEIVLDALHRASAHRINVVIPYLAYSRSDTKTRSREPITAKLVANLLQITGMDHLIVLDLHASQIQGFYNIPVDHLHAMPLLAQYFLDNGIAAGEDDDLVVVSPDHSGAKIARDFGQYFNAPIAIVDQRTARYDTEVHDMIGNVKNKKCIIVDDLIDTGSRISSSTKSVMAAGAKKVYVAATHALLSQNATDVLNELPIEQIVVTDTIKHSHYPDRMVRMSVDLLLARGIDYVYNDRSIHKIFDEQDRLK; the protein is encoded by the coding sequence ATGAACAAGGAAGAAATCTTGCAGTTATTACACCCAATGAAGTTAATTGGGCTCGGTGGCAATCCCGCATTAAACGAAAAAATTGCCGGAATTTTGAAAAAACCGCTGATTCAGACTGCGGTACACCATTTTAGTGACGGCGAAATTCAGGTAAATATCGGTGAAAGCGTCCGGGGCTGCGATGTTTTTGTCATCCAATCAATTCAGGATCCGGTAAATGAAAACTTCATGGAACTGGAAATTGTGTTGGATGCACTGCATCGGGCATCGGCTCACCGCATTAATGTTGTCATTCCCTACTTGGCATATTCGCGCTCGGATACCAAGACACGCTCACGGGAGCCGATTACGGCCAAATTGGTTGCTAATTTGCTGCAGATTACCGGAATGGATCATTTAATTGTGCTTGATTTGCATGCTTCGCAAATCCAAGGCTTCTATAATATTCCGGTTGACCACTTGCACGCAATGCCGCTTCTGGCGCAATATTTTTTAGATAATGGAATTGCCGCTGGTGAGGATGATGACTTAGTGGTCGTTTCCCCTGACCATTCTGGTGCTAAAATTGCGCGTGATTTTGGCCAGTATTTTAATGCGCCGATTGCGATTGTTGACCAGCGTACTGCGCGTTATGATACGGAAGTTCATGACATGATTGGCAACGTTAAGAACAAGAAGTGTATTATTGTTGATGATTTAATTGATACAGGATCAAGAATTTCGTCTTCAACTAAGTCGGTGATGGCTGCTGGAGCTAAAAAAGTTTATGTGGCCGCAACCCACGCTCTGCTTTCACAGAATGCAACGGATGTCCTTAATGAACTGCCAATTGAGCAGATTGTTGTAACCGATACAATTAAGCATAGTCATTATCCAGACAGAATGGTTCGCATGTCTGTTGACCTTCTTTTAGCGCGCGGAATTGATTATGTTTATAATGACCGTTCAATTCATAAAATTTTTGATGAGCAGGATAGATTAAAATAA
- a CDS encoding BspA family leucine-rich repeat surface protein encodes MKTKKRFKLVAVSLIALLAGGVSLTFTDQPVAAAHRTTISSNLTGTDGQCMWIFNKKTATLTIKPGTKGGMMSSTPVYKWASTGKNLVGVKHLVFTKGVALAPDSKSKFSVPEIDGDDDNEIKTPLDDLQDVSGLSNLDTSQVTNMSGLFSNTGIKSLDLTGLDTSHVTDMSEMFADCQQLANLNFGGIDTSHVTTMARMFYECGKLKQLDLGGLNTAGLLDMSNMFNYSGLEQADLSKLNTSQVTDMSELFSECYHLQSINLGNIDTANVTNMSNMFAECPKLSSIDVSKLNTSKVTEINGMFQNSTSLTNLDLHSFDTHNMTEMGYVFNGCSNLESVNLSGWDTSKVTFAWNLFANCKNLKAIDLSNLDFSNATDVRGMFANCFSLSKLDLTKFNISKAQKTAGLLDNTGDFAGFTLILGKYPLPSDNQVGINMNHIQIANSSNSSELTTAELQKDVTVPADHGKTYVMSRTPVAQVTKKLTHNAYLYDENGQRRDKHIVLLAGSAVVTYGSPVTINGKKYYDFGNQTYLDAADVADKTTRKLKKTTSGINFDKFRNLRKAEIIPGNSNHGSNVYVLYMNGQLYTAKNMVVVDEQDYVFSPDYRINQTEFNGERQNLIHNAYQYNRKGQRIGKKLLAKDGDDFYTFGAPIKIKGKKYYKVNAAVPNTIYGYSSLAFNKYLYIKAANLIDMGKSK; translated from the coding sequence ATGAAAACAAAAAAACGTTTTAAATTAGTTGCAGTGAGCCTAATTGCTTTGCTAGCTGGTGGCGTCAGCCTCACTTTTACCGATCAGCCGGTTGCTGCTGCACATCGTACTACAATTAGTTCTAATCTAACAGGAACAGATGGGCAGTGTATGTGGATATTTAATAAGAAAACGGCCACTTTAACGATTAAACCTGGAACTAAGGGCGGCATGATGTCTTCAACGCCAGTTTATAAGTGGGCTTCGACTGGAAAGAATTTGGTCGGCGTTAAACACCTGGTTTTCACTAAGGGCGTTGCGTTAGCTCCAGATTCTAAAAGTAAATTTAGTGTGCCAGAAATTGACGGGGATGATGACAATGAAATTAAAACTCCGCTGGATGACTTGCAGGATGTTTCCGGGCTAAGTAACCTTGATACTAGCCAAGTAACTAATATGAGCGGCCTTTTTTCTAACACCGGAATTAAGAGCCTTGATCTGACGGGATTAGATACCAGTCATGTTACCGACATGAGTGAAATGTTTGCCGATTGTCAACAGCTTGCAAACTTGAATTTTGGCGGTATTGATACCAGTCATGTGACGACGATGGCGAGAATGTTTTATGAATGTGGCAAGCTGAAACAGCTTGACCTTGGCGGTCTTAATACCGCTGGTCTTCTTGATATGAGCAACATGTTTAACTATTCCGGGTTGGAGCAGGCCGATCTATCTAAATTGAATACTAGTCAGGTAACGGATATGTCGGAGCTTTTCTCTGAATGCTATCATTTGCAAAGTATTAATCTTGGTAATATTGATACGGCAAATGTTACCAACATGAGCAACATGTTTGCTGAGTGTCCTAAGCTGTCCAGCATTGATGTGTCAAAATTAAATACCAGTAAGGTTACGGAAATTAATGGAATGTTTCAGAATAGTACGAGTTTGACTAATCTTGATTTACATAGCTTTGATACGCACAACATGACAGAAATGGGCTATGTTTTTAATGGCTGCAGTAACTTAGAAAGTGTTAATCTGTCTGGTTGGGATACAAGCAAGGTCACTTTTGCTTGGAACCTGTTTGCTAATTGCAAGAACTTAAAAGCAATCGATCTGTCTAACCTTGATTTTAGTAATGCGACTGATGTTCGAGGAATGTTTGCAAATTGTTTTTCGTTGTCTAAGCTGGACTTGACAAAATTTAATATCAGCAAGGCTCAGAAAACGGCGGGGCTCCTTGATAATACGGGTGACTTTGCCGGTTTTACGCTAATACTGGGGAAGTACCCGCTACCAAGCGACAATCAGGTTGGTATTAATATGAATCATATCCAAATAGCTAATAGTTCCAATTCTTCAGAGCTGACGACTGCCGAACTGCAAAAGGATGTAACTGTCCCTGCAGACCATGGCAAAACTTATGTAATGTCGCGGACGCCTGTTGCCCAAGTTACAAAAAAGTTAACGCATAATGCTTATTTATATGATGAAAATGGCCAGCGCCGTGATAAACACATAGTTTTGCTGGCTGGTTCAGCGGTTGTGACTTATGGCAGCCCAGTAACAATTAATGGCAAAAAATATTATGATTTTGGTAATCAAACTTATCTTGATGCGGCCGATGTTGCTGATAAAACCACACGCAAGCTCAAGAAAACTACTAGCGGGATAAATTTTGACAAGTTTCGTAACCTGCGTAAAGCCGAAATTATTCCTGGTAATTCGAATCATGGCTCAAATGTCTATGTGCTTTATATGAATGGCCAGTTGTATACAGCTAAAAATATGGTGGTAGTTGATGAGCAGGACTATGTTTTTAGCCCAGATTACCGAATTAATCAAACCGAATTTAACGGTGAACGACAGAATCTTATTCATAATGCTTATCAATATAACAGGAAGGGTCAACGAATAGGCAAAAAGTTATTGGCTAAGGATGGTGATGATTTCTACACCTTTGGTGCACCGATTAAGATTAAAGGCAAAAAGTATTACAAGGTTAATGCTGCAGTTCCGAATACGATCTATGGTTATTCTAGTTTAGCTTTTAATAAATATCTTTATATTAAGGCGGCTAATCTAATTGACATGGGTAAGAGTAAATAA
- a CDS encoding ribonuclease H family protein encodes MKFYAVKKGRIPGIYRSWDAAKKQVDGFSGAEYKSFSKITDATAYLDWDEQTQKKILQKGEDTLQNAIKKIQAESKRVKQPAAETSKRVNKKSKVINSSPGDYFAVTYTDGGTRNTGNYKGGHVRKTDKAAWAYLIEWNGQEVHGSGGEFGATNNKMEQTALIMALKKLLELGFNKQHLLFVLDSQYVLNAINKGWLKSWKRRGWKRGKGKLANVLEWQQLEQLLKQFPDSQFEWTKGHANNRGNEFVDHTLNVFMDQM; translated from the coding sequence ATGAAATTTTATGCAGTAAAAAAGGGTCGCATTCCCGGCATTTATCGCAGCTGGGATGCCGCTAAAAAACAGGTAGACGGCTTTTCAGGGGCCGAATATAAGTCATTTAGCAAGATTACTGATGCCACCGCCTATCTGGATTGGGACGAACAGACTCAGAAGAAAATTTTACAAAAGGGCGAGGACACATTGCAGAACGCAATCAAAAAAATTCAGGCGGAAAGTAAACGAGTAAAACAACCTGCTGCGGAAACATCTAAGCGTGTCAATAAAAAAAGCAAGGTAATAAATAGCAGCCCCGGCGATTATTTTGCTGTGACCTATACCGATGGCGGCACCCGCAACACCGGAAATTACAAAGGCGGTCATGTGCGGAAAACCGATAAGGCTGCCTGGGCCTATCTGATTGAGTGGAACGGCCAGGAAGTTCATGGTTCAGGCGGTGAGTTTGGTGCGACCAACAATAAAATGGAACAAACAGCACTGATTATGGCACTGAAAAAGTTGCTTGAACTTGGTTTTAACAAACAGCACCTGCTGTTTGTGCTTGATTCACAGTATGTCTTGAATGCAATCAATAAAGGATGGCTTAAATCATGGAAAAGGCGCGGCTGGAAACGCGGCAAAGGTAAGCTGGCCAATGTTTTGGAATGGCAGCAGCTTGAGCAGCTGCTGAAACAATTTCCGGACAGTCAGTTTGAATGGACGAAGGGCCACGCTAATAATCGCGGAAATGAATTCGTTGATCACACCCTGAATGTTTTTATGGATCAAATGTAA
- a CDS encoding TetR/AcrR family transcriptional regulator, with product MARRKNMERRRVILRNTFQLIREYGMDGVSFQMIAEETGISKSLLQSYYPHKEKLISDIIHNLFHTLGTQIEDYNDIVKNQPFAFTKSFVYTVALLGEYDDGIDRIITDVFTRNETLNKWCGMLCEWVSEAGLFDEVNPNEREVNAGIAFVTTGMVRLYCNRRHFNLTPEQIADYTTKAFMYSFMHCSTKQVDQALKLGNEMVKKADVKAIYKAVDTMFNKGKEFFG from the coding sequence ATGGCAAGACGAAAAAATATGGAAAGACGAAGAGTTATTTTAAGGAATACTTTTCAGTTGATTAGAGAATACGGGATGGATGGTGTCTCTTTTCAAATGATTGCGGAGGAAACGGGTATTTCTAAATCATTACTGCAATCATATTATCCGCATAAGGAAAAGTTGATTTCCGATATCATCCATAACTTATTTCATACTTTAGGTACACAAATTGAAGATTATAACGATATCGTTAAAAATCAACCATTTGCTTTTACCAAGTCTTTTGTTTATACAGTTGCTCTTTTGGGGGAATATGACGACGGGATTGACAGAATTATCACGGACGTATTCACCAGAAATGAAACATTGAACAAATGGTGCGGAATGCTTTGTGAATGGGTTAGTGAGGCCGGCCTTTTTGACGAAGTTAATCCTAATGAACGAGAAGTGAATGCGGGCATTGCGTTTGTGACAACAGGAATGGTTCGGCTTTACTGTAATCGTCGGCATTTTAATCTTACACCTGAGCAAATTGCCGATTATACAACCAAAGCATTTATGTATAGCTTTATGCATTGCTCTACAAAGCAGGTTGACCAAGCGCTGAAGCTGGGCAATGAAATGGTTAAAAAGGCTGATGTAAAAGCAATTTATAAGGCAGTTGACACAATGTTTAACAAAGGAAAAGAATTTTTCGGTTAG
- the cls gene encoding cardiolipin synthase gives MSLLHNIWRILVITNTILAFYIVFHRRRSVSTTWAWLIILLVFPVIGMIAYGFFGRGISQENLFAINRQHHIGLRNVQRSITQAPRKTSPSDTSNKADMVIRLLNKNGESPLSKNNQVKLYTDGRPMFNDMIRDIEHAKQTINIEFYTFYNDDIGNEFLNLLIKKAKEGLQVRVLYDAWGSLGATKAWFNQLCKVGGQVLPFITSRNMISRYRINYHLHRKIVVIDGKTSWTGGFNIGDQYLSRKKKFGYWRDSQVRIVGSASLLLQERFVMDWNASIQKDNQVITFSQLFFPDFDESEIHPGDVATQIVSDGPDRYEPYMRNSVSRLMLLAKKRLWIQTPYLIPDDSMFATWQTIAMSGVDLRIMIPCMPDHPFIYRATQWYANELSRYGVKIYIYNKGFIHAKTIVVDDKFSTVGSMNQDYRSYDLNFEDIAVFYDKEFTKKVAASFEDDMKDSTLLTQEMIQNQGRWLKTLQSFSRMLSPIL, from the coding sequence GTGTCACTGCTACATAATATCTGGCGCATACTAGTTATCACCAACACAATCTTAGCTTTTTATATCGTCTTTCACCGGCGCCGGTCCGTTTCCACCACTTGGGCCTGGTTAATTATTTTACTTGTTTTTCCCGTAATCGGCATGATTGCCTACGGCTTTTTCGGCCGGGGAATTTCGCAGGAAAACCTCTTTGCCATCAACAGGCAGCACCATATCGGCCTGCGCAATGTGCAGAGATCGATCACGCAGGCGCCACGAAAAACCAGTCCGTCCGACACTTCTAACAAGGCGGATATGGTGATTCGCCTGCTTAACAAAAACGGCGAGTCACCTTTAAGCAAAAACAATCAAGTTAAGCTTTATACCGACGGTCGGCCAATGTTCAACGACATGATCAGGGATATTGAGCACGCTAAGCAGACAATCAACATTGAATTTTACACTTTCTATAATGATGATATCGGCAATGAATTTCTTAACCTGCTGATTAAAAAAGCCAAGGAGGGTTTGCAGGTACGTGTGCTTTACGATGCCTGGGGCTCATTAGGTGCAACCAAAGCTTGGTTCAACCAATTATGCAAAGTTGGCGGGCAGGTTTTGCCGTTCATTACCTCGCGCAACATGATTTCCAGATACCGGATCAATTACCATCTGCACCGCAAAATCGTTGTAATCGACGGTAAAACTTCATGGACCGGCGGTTTTAATATCGGCGACCAGTACCTCAGCCGCAAAAAGAAATTCGGTTACTGGCGCGACAGCCAGGTGCGGATTGTGGGTTCGGCTTCACTTCTTTTGCAGGAACGTTTTGTCATGGACTGGAATGCTTCCATCCAAAAAGACAATCAGGTGATCACTTTCAGCCAACTGTTCTTTCCCGATTTTGACGAAAGTGAAATTCATCCCGGCGATGTGGCAACGCAAATTGTGTCGGATGGTCCGGATCGCTATGAGCCGTACATGCGCAACAGTGTTTCCCGCTTGATGCTCTTAGCGAAAAAACGGCTGTGGATTCAAACCCCTTACTTGATTCCCGATGATTCAATGTTTGCTACCTGGCAGACAATTGCTATGTCAGGCGTTGATTTACGTATCATGATTCCCTGCATGCCCGACCATCCCTTCATTTACCGCGCAACGCAGTGGTATGCCAACGAATTATCACGTTACGGTGTCAAAATTTATATTTACAATAAGGGCTTTATTCACGCCAAGACGATAGTGGTCGATGATAAGTTTTCAACTGTCGGTTCAATGAACCAGGACTACCGCTCCTATGACCTCAATTTTGAAGATATTGCGGTTTTTTATGACAAAGAATTTACAAAAAAAGTGGCAGCGTCCTTTGAAGATGACATGAAAGATTCAACGCTTCTGACACAAGAAATGATCCAGAATCAGGGGCGCTGGCTTAAAACTCTGCAGAGTTTTTCCCGAATGCTATCGCCAATTCTATAG
- a CDS encoding matrixin family metalloprotease, with protein MKKNYLISLMAVLTISGALPLTTMQANTVVAAKKTKKQKRKKKKQRAVKKQTELYEDETTATIAATPKISYFTPEIISQYHLSTHAFAKTTITYDDTALPSEQQEVFEQVIKQINDLDLVKLVATVGDADITVVDTTNNDENNSHCADTSISYSHEQSKGLYLNEHAAMSIYLNSINAIFTKAGSHTLGQEQHYYKIIFAHELGHALGLEHNPASSIMNAEATYDANTKYKADSTKPILDQEYIQSLAILYK; from the coding sequence ATGAAAAAGAATTATCTAATTTCGCTGATGGCTGTATTAACGATCAGCGGTGCATTGCCGCTGACCACTATGCAGGCAAATACCGTAGTCGCGGCTAAAAAAACGAAAAAGCAAAAACGGAAAAAGAAGAAACAGCGTGCCGTCAAAAAACAAACGGAATTGTACGAAGATGAAACGACCGCAACAATCGCTGCTACACCGAAAATTAGCTACTTTACCCCTGAAATAATCAGTCAATACCATTTGTCTACACATGCTTTTGCTAAAACCACAATTACTTATGACGATACCGCCCTGCCGTCCGAGCAGCAAGAAGTTTTTGAACAAGTCATTAAACAAATTAACGACTTGGACTTGGTCAAACTGGTCGCAACAGTCGGTGATGCCGACATTACAGTTGTGGATACAACTAACAATGATGAAAATAACAGTCATTGTGCAGATACCAGTATTAGCTACAGCCACGAGCAATCTAAGGGGCTCTACCTCAACGAGCATGCCGCTATGAGTATCTACCTGAATTCAATCAATGCCATTTTCACTAAGGCAGGCAGCCATACACTGGGGCAGGAGCAGCATTATTACAAAATAATATTTGCCCACGAACTGGGACACGCACTAGGATTAGAGCATAACCCTGCTTCTAGCATCATGAATGCAGAGGCTACCTATGACGCCAATACTAAATACAAGGCAGATTCTACCAAGCCAATCTTAGATCAGGAATACATTCAAAGTTTGGCCATACTTTATAAATAA
- a CDS encoding glycosyltransferase family 2 protein, with product MLKQPELTVIMPVYNVEAYLGRALDHLANQTDPNFKLLIVNDGSTDETRQIAESYRQQFHHFKIINKPNGGLSDARNVGMANVDTPYFTFHDGDDWVDPGYTAFFVQAFHDYPDSAMVSCGFWLDYENKPQSVISTKKVAAGMKNRLRTYQLVTNPLGSFFNSRFLTTPVKGYTWNKGYKTSVVRKNKLRFVENLTFMEDQIFNVQYLALTSGFYCTSRPLYHYFQRKDSMVHDFNLKMIPDDFKANYLILKIILHSLWRERKKARTDKQKLVQASERKQS from the coding sequence ATGTTAAAGCAACCTGAATTAACCGTCATTATGCCGGTTTACAATGTTGAAGCTTATTTGGGCCGCGCGCTGGATCATCTAGCTAACCAGACAGACCCCAATTTCAAATTGCTAATTGTTAACGATGGTTCTACTGATGAAACTAGGCAGATAGCAGAAAGTTACCGCCAGCAGTTTCATCATTTTAAAATTATTAATAAGCCCAATGGCGGCTTATCCGATGCCCGCAATGTCGGGATGGCAAATGTTGATACACCGTACTTTACTTTTCACGACGGAGATGACTGGGTTGATCCCGGTTATACGGCTTTTTTTGTTCAAGCCTTTCATGATTATCCCGACAGCGCAATGGTTTCGTGTGGTTTTTGGCTTGATTATGAAAATAAACCTCAATCTGTTATTAGTACTAAAAAAGTAGCGGCAGGGATGAAAAACCGGTTACGGACCTACCAGCTGGTGACTAATCCGCTGGGCTCCTTTTTTAACAGCCGCTTTTTGACTACCCCGGTAAAAGGCTATACCTGGAATAAAGGCTATAAGACCAGCGTTGTACGTAAAAACAAGCTGCGCTTTGTTGAAAATCTAACTTTTATGGAAGATCAAATTTTTAACGTGCAGTATCTGGCGCTTACTTCCGGTTTTTATTGCACGAGTCGGCCGCTGTATCATTATTTTCAACGTAAAGACAGCATGGTCCACGATTTTAACTTAAAGATGATCCCGGATGATTTTAAGGCGAATTATTTAATCCTTAAAATCATTTTACACAGCCTTTGGCGGGAGCGAAAAAAGGCACGGACTGACAAGCAGAAGTTGGTTCAGGCTAGTGAAAGGAAACAATCATGA
- a CDS encoding sucrose-6-phosphate hydrolase: MGKETTTKSSGITNERYRLNYHVAAPTGWMNDPNGFSYFKGYYHLFYQYYPYSAEWGTMHWGHYRSKDLVHWEELPVALTPGDAEDRDGCYSGGAIVKDNCLYLFYTGQHYYDANNPSRFWQTQNIACSRDGIHFTKYENNPVIAQAPEDNTEHFRDPKVWQHENNYYMVLGSQNKRGLGRALLYRSANLLHWSYLGPIAAADNAEKEGNMWECPDLFNLDGKDILLCSPKGIKATAKEYLNKDETGYFIGSLDYRKNKFTHGSFKELDHGHDFYAAQTMLAPDKRRIVIGWLDMWHAQMPEQADGWAGALTLPRELILKDDHLYMRPVAELKSLRQQEIINEEELISKKQLAVPDSQHLELLLEFFVGNWSGKKISFILKNDNNELVSLTWNNAANEVVLERADKQKEDKKRFGSLKPSAKLKMQIFIDTSSIEIFLNDGEVVFSERYYTEEKPEIIIKTQAEVQTKVQAYMLSHG; this comes from the coding sequence ATGGGGAAAGAAACTACAACCAAAAGTTCTGGGATCACAAACGAGCGTTATCGCTTAAATTATCATGTTGCGGCACCAACCGGCTGGATGAATGATCCCAATGGCTTTTCGTATTTTAAAGGTTATTACCATCTTTTTTACCAATATTATCCCTATTCTGCTGAATGGGGCACGATGCATTGGGGACATTACCGCAGCAAAGACCTGGTTCACTGGGAGGAGCTGCCGGTTGCGCTCACGCCGGGGGATGCTGAAGATCGGGATGGCTGCTATTCTGGAGGTGCCATTGTCAAAGATAATTGTTTATACTTATTTTATACAGGACAGCATTATTACGATGCCAATAATCCTAGTCGCTTTTGGCAGACACAAAACATTGCTTGCAGCAGGGACGGAATTCATTTCACTAAGTATGAGAATAACCCCGTAATTGCTCAAGCCCCAGAAGATAACACTGAGCACTTTCGTGATCCTAAAGTCTGGCAACACGAAAATAATTATTACATGGTTTTGGGCAGTCAGAATAAAAGGGGCTTAGGCCGGGCTTTGCTTTATCGGTCTGCAAATTTACTGCATTGGTCATACTTGGGTCCAATTGCTGCGGCTGACAATGCTGAAAAAGAGGGCAATATGTGGGAGTGTCCAGATTTATTTAATTTGGATGGGAAAGATATCTTGCTGTGCTCGCCCAAAGGAATTAAAGCAACTGCTAAGGAATACCTGAATAAAGATGAAACTGGTTATTTTATTGGCAGTCTAGATTATCGTAAAAACAAATTTACGCATGGCTCTTTTAAAGAGCTGGATCACGGGCATGATTTTTATGCAGCACAGACAATGCTTGCTCCGGACAAGCGCCGGATTGTCATTGGCTGGCTTGATATGTGGCACGCGCAAATGCCGGAGCAAGCAGACGGCTGGGCAGGAGCGTTAACGCTGCCACGTGAATTAATTTTGAAAGACGATCACTTGTATATGAGGCCGGTTGCTGAACTGAAGAGCCTGCGTCAACAAGAAATTATTAATGAAGAAGAACTAATTAGCAAAAAACAACTTGCTGTGCCCGATTCGCAGCATCTTGAGCTTCTGCTTGAATTTTTCGTTGGCAATTGGTCAGGTAAAAAAATAAGTTTTATCTTAAAAAATGATAACAATGAACTAGTTTCACTAACTTGGAATAATGCAGCGAATGAAGTGGTTCTTGAGCGTGCCGACAAGCAAAAAGAAGATAAAAAAAGGTTTGGCAGCTTAAAGCCAAGCGCCAAACTAAAAATGCAAATTTTTATTGATACCAGTTCAATTGAGATTTTCTTAAATGATGGCGAAGTAGTTTTTTCCGAGCGTTATTATACAGAAGAAAAACCAGAAATCATAATTAAGACCCAAGCAGAAGTTCAGACTAAAGTTCAGGCTTATATGTTAAGCCATGGCTGA
- a CDS encoding alpha/beta hydrolase, with the protein MFFNSKKYKEEAEKNRKHNLSEEPSKFNMISLAILATFAPTRIFLKMHHRQIEDEAVIEKKHGSFEQIPVIYFHGFRGGDYTTEVMVKTACKDKKNGKYLKITADLLGNFKLEGTWTGDRNPIVQVVFRQRIIGVYGIDYYLSFVLPFLAQKYNFSHYSAVAHSLGCPCIVRTEMKYYRKAKFPHLIKCAFVAGPFDGVTFLGDIPNVNGLNQNGRPSVINPHYLYLMMRRRHFNPNISVLNIYGNVLNNTNTDRFVSVISAKSIRYILAANAHSYHEVEIRGEKYAEHSWMHDNPFVINMIDEFIGLKNSHNS; encoded by the coding sequence ATGTTCTTCAATAGTAAAAAATATAAAGAAGAAGCGGAAAAAAACCGCAAGCATAATCTTTCTGAAGAGCCCAGCAAATTTAACATGATTTCCCTGGCAATTCTTGCCACATTCGCTCCCACCCGAATTTTCCTAAAAATGCATCATCGGCAAATTGAAGATGAAGCCGTAATTGAAAAAAAACACGGTTCCTTTGAACAGATACCGGTAATCTATTTTCACGGCTTTCGCGGCGGCGATTACACCACCGAAGTAATGGTCAAAACCGCGTGTAAAGATAAGAAAAATGGCAAATACTTAAAGATTACCGCCGACTTGCTCGGCAATTTCAAATTAGAGGGTACCTGGACCGGCGATCGCAACCCGATCGTTCAGGTTGTCTTCCGGCAGCGAATCATCGGTGTTTACGGTATTGATTATTATTTAAGTTTTGTTCTGCCTTTTTTAGCCCAAAAATACAATTTTTCACATTACAGTGCCGTGGCCCATTCACTTGGCTGTCCCTGCATTGTCCGAACAGAAATGAAATATTACCGCAAGGCTAAGTTCCCGCACCTAATCAAATGTGCATTTGTCGCGGGACCGTTCGATGGCGTAACTTTCTTGGGGGACATTCCGAATGTTAACGGTCTTAACCAAAATGGGCGGCCCAGCGTGATTAACCCGCACTACCTTTACTTGATGATGCGGCGCCGGCATTTTAATCCTAATATTTCCGTTTTAAACATTTATGGTAATGTTTTAAACAACACCAACACTGACAGGTTCGTTTCGGTTATTTCCGCCAAAAGCATCCGTTACATTTTAGCAGCTAACGCTCATTCTTACCACGAAGTTGAAATTCGCGGTGAAAAATACGCGGAACACAGCTGGATGCATGACAATCCGTTTGTCATCAACATGATTGATGAATTTATCGGTCTCAAAAATTCTCATAATTCGTAG
- a CDS encoding alpha/beta fold hydrolase, whose product MIEKVNGVGLYYHKLGKGTPLLLLHGHHLDGEMFDKLVAPLSLYYTVYVLDMRGHGLSEGDVAEHYQTEVEDVSAFIKQVGIQGCYCYGFDAGGLVAMMLASQQTDIFKKIIVAGVFVNGAGIRPYHYLTEGCLRFLRLDRDSRVELTESFMSEDNLKKITIPVYCVVGEKDWVKVEHVRWYSQIIPQGQLILMPRQTHNSYAVKSLKMLDLIENSFK is encoded by the coding sequence ATGATTGAAAAGGTTAACGGTGTTGGACTTTATTATCATAAGTTAGGTAAGGGGACGCCCCTGCTGCTGCTTCATGGCCATCACCTTGACGGTGAGATGTTTGATAAGCTGGTGGCGCCCTTGTCGCTTTATTACACGGTTTATGTGCTGGACATGCGGGGCCATGGTTTAAGCGAGGGTGACGTTGCCGAGCACTACCAGACAGAAGTTGAAGATGTTTCTGCTTTTATCAAGCAAGTTGGCATCCAGGGCTGTTATTGCTATGGTTTTGATGCCGGCGGCCTGGTAGCCATGATGCTTGCCAGTCAGCAGACGGATATTTTCAAAAAAATAATTGTGGCTGGTGTTTTTGTTAACGGTGCGGGTATTCGCCCCTACCATTACTTGACAGAAGGTTGCTTGCGCTTCCTGCGGCTTGACCGCGACAGCCGGGTTGAATTGACCGAAAGTTTTATGTCTGAAGACAACCTGAAGAAAATTACCATTCCCGTTTATTGTGTGGTTGGTGAAAAAGATTGGGTCAAGGTGGAACATGTGCGCTGGTACAGCCAAATTATTCCGCAGGGCCAGCTGATCTTGATGCCGCGGCAGACGCATAACAGTTATGCGGTTAAGAGCTTGAAAATGCTGGACTTAATTGAAAATTCTTTTAAATAA